In bacterium, one DNA window encodes the following:
- a CDS encoding T9SS type A sorting domain-containing protein, producing MSNVYRKALSWLTKAVALTAVLLFFAVPVQSQTCTFSIDLYDTYGDGWDVASLDVLVNNTVVLNDITLSSGSGPAHFTFPVSIGDVITTTYTIGIWPSENYYTILNSNNQGVYTASTGASGPSLANYTVTAADCSPPPGCQYKVTMWDDFGDGWNGNSIDIYINGVKKHAGITIASGAGPVNYTFNVENGDSIHVQFYNSQSWPEECSFKFYDKNGNEIYADGLKGATPSSSYKFVGIGACTFDLETYAAVLGYADGYWARRQAPDENKVLATIRDIDGTKAPYVKAVYKVGSMPQDSTDGVAEGFNLMWVDSLAAIEFKQGINTMAAGPSPNVFVRVFHPEDGDNSTDGMMAASQMVFDDKVMGAEDFEVWMPPYIGPSYVEDMGWATSDLDGGNAWETTNMFGPVALYHAGGTNDWIFPPSAVLEQASSYRVQGSVLMANNASFELAWGTTQDPSTMTVFATFSNVNVGAATSFAALTGGFPPYFNTPPTTGNYFIGVHLTGGEVAIDWIKLDENPSPPPKIGYGFPGSDISTFIDDSQIPITVTAIYKQPGKINKTYEVSTTTDIFGTNGDFLWDVESSDPWITITKAPADPTLQGYNFTPPRPRQFQTFTMTIDPSGLAPGVHNGMLRFYGVLFNDDFPPPANGLTATNEVFEVPVILRVTTAGTKSGPKMIEATISGLTPGGSPYKFVDGNGGEIATVNVTGGTINSLTIRAFPNQLPQNLARLLYIRRYWQVEYTNTGWTADITFPYAPQEASMIVDPNQLHGVRQPVAMGMWEDPIMGTASVSDPAANAVTVMNLSDKNVDGNIALAHSYLVFSKDNKVIPGEFGLEQNYPNPFNPSTSIVYNVAEESHVRVAVFNNLGAEVAVLVDEVKPAGQYTVDFDASDLTSGTYVYRMTAGDFVQTKRMTLSK from the coding sequence ATGTCCAATGTCTACCGTAAGGCCCTATCCTGGCTGACGAAAGCCGTGGCGCTGACAGCGGTGCTGCTGTTCTTCGCAGTTCCGGTACAGTCTCAGACCTGTACCTTTTCCATCGACCTGTACGACACGTACGGTGATGGCTGGGATGTTGCCTCTCTTGATGTCCTCGTCAACAACACTGTTGTCTTGAACGATATCACTCTCTCGTCGGGCTCAGGTCCCGCGCATTTCACTTTCCCCGTCTCCATTGGTGATGTGATCACGACAACCTATACCATTGGTATCTGGCCGTCGGAGAATTATTACACCATTCTCAACTCGAATAACCAGGGCGTGTACACAGCAAGCACCGGTGCTTCGGGTCCTTCCCTGGCGAATTACACCGTGACCGCCGCAGACTGCTCGCCGCCTCCGGGCTGCCAGTACAAGGTTACGATGTGGGACGATTTCGGTGACGGCTGGAACGGAAACTCCATCGACATCTATATCAATGGTGTCAAGAAGCATGCCGGCATCACCATCGCCTCGGGCGCAGGTCCTGTCAATTATACGTTCAATGTCGAGAATGGCGATTCCATTCATGTGCAATTCTACAACTCGCAGAGCTGGCCGGAAGAGTGTTCATTCAAGTTCTACGACAAGAACGGCAATGAAATTTACGCGGACGGTCTCAAGGGTGCGACACCATCTTCGAGTTACAAGTTTGTCGGGATTGGAGCGTGTACGTTCGATCTCGAAACCTATGCGGCTGTGCTCGGCTATGCCGATGGCTACTGGGCACGGCGTCAGGCACCGGACGAGAACAAGGTGCTCGCCACCATTCGTGACATCGACGGCACCAAAGCGCCGTATGTCAAGGCGGTGTACAAAGTCGGTTCGATGCCTCAGGATTCCACTGATGGTGTCGCCGAAGGCTTCAACCTGATGTGGGTCGATTCCCTCGCCGCGATCGAGTTCAAGCAGGGAATCAACACCATGGCAGCAGGTCCGAGTCCGAACGTCTTCGTGCGCGTCTTCCATCCCGAGGATGGCGACAACAGCACCGACGGCATGATGGCTGCATCGCAGATGGTCTTTGATGACAAGGTCATGGGCGCAGAGGACTTTGAAGTCTGGATGCCCCCGTACATCGGTCCCAGTTACGTTGAGGACATGGGCTGGGCAACCAGCGACCTTGACGGTGGCAACGCATGGGAAACCACGAACATGTTTGGTCCCGTCGCCCTGTATCACGCAGGCGGCACGAATGACTGGATCTTCCCGCCGTCGGCCGTACTCGAGCAGGCTTCCAGTTACCGTGTGCAGGGTTCGGTGCTGATGGCGAACAACGCCTCCTTCGAACTCGCATGGGGCACGACGCAGGATCCGTCCACGATGACCGTGTTTGCCACGTTCTCGAATGTCAACGTCGGAGCAGCGACATCGTTTGCCGCTCTCACCGGCGGTTTCCCTCCGTATTTCAATACGCCACCCACCACGGGCAACTACTTCATCGGTGTTCATCTCACCGGTGGCGAAGTCGCCATTGACTGGATCAAGCTGGATGAGAATCCCTCGCCGCCGCCGAAAATCGGTTACGGTTTCCCGGGTTCCGACATCTCGACCTTCATCGACGATTCGCAGATTCCCATCACGGTGACGGCGATTTACAAGCAGCCGGGCAAGATCAACAAGACCTACGAAGTCAGTACGACGACCGATATCTTCGGTACGAACGGCGACTTCCTCTGGGATGTTGAGAGCTCCGATCCCTGGATCACGATCACGAAGGCTCCGGCCGACCCGACCCTGCAGGGCTACAACTTCACCCCGCCGCGTCCGCGTCAGTTCCAGACCTTCACCATGACCATTGATCCTTCCGGTCTCGCACCGGGTGTGCACAACGGTATGCTGCGCTTCTACGGCGTGCTCTTCAACGACGACTTCCCGCCCCCCGCAAACGGACTCACCGCCACGAACGAAGTGTTCGAGGTTCCTGTGATCCTGCGCGTGACGACGGCAGGCACGAAGAGCGGTCCGAAGATGATCGAAGCCACGATCAGCGGATTGACGCCGGGTGGAAGTCCCTACAAGTTCGTCGACGGCAACGGCGGCGAAATTGCCACGGTCAACGTGACGGGCGGCACCATCAACTCCCTCACGATCCGGGCCTTCCCGAATCAGCTGCCGCAGAACCTGGCTCGTCTGCTCTATATCCGCCGTTACTGGCAGGTTGAGTACACGAACACGGGCTGGACTGCAGACATCACCTTCCCGTATGCACCGCAGGAAGCTTCCATGATCGTGGATCCGAATCAGCTCCACGGTGTCCGTCAGCCGGTCGCCATGGGCATGTGGGAAGATCCCATCATGGGCACGGCCTCGGTTTCCGATCCTGCCGCCAACGCGGTCACGGTGATGAACCTGAGCGACAAGAATGTCGACGGCAATATCGCCCTCGCGCATTCCTATCTCGTCTTCAGCAAGGACAACAAGGTGATCCCGGGCGAGTTCGGCCTCGAGCAGAACTATCCGAATCCCTTCAACCCCAGTACTTCGATTGTCTACAACGTCGCGGAAGAGAGCCATGTGCGCGTCGCGGTGTTCAACAATCTCGGTGCTGAAGTTGCCGTTCTTGTCGACGAGGTCAAGCCTGCCGGACAGTACACGGTGGACTTCGATGCTTCGGATCTCACGTCCGGAACATACGTCTATCGCATGACCGCCGGTGACTTCGTGCAGACCAAGCGCATGACGCTCTCGAAATAA
- a CDS encoding T9SS type A sorting domain-containing protein codes for MRTPSIPSLPILLLLFFFLPRSTALAQCDSVTAVKKSPTGCTNWFVQNRNVDRKTITRIRFELLTSGMSWAGTALVDSWTVALPAPNILELDAGSGGLRTGVDMYVNLVCLSRVCANDRDYQVKWTTFDGATQICSGTETLACQAMEREDSLAATLHPVDWRCHRLTLHNFNSLNLAIDELSLTSLTPGANPNITPPAGWAVQSNAGTTTLTADPDPLNPNDSLPGIQLCFTQTPPNTDTVSLLWSTGNNGIGLSSDTLRIRLGRQPRCDSMVLTFDPNKTNPACKALTFFNLHEPQSDVTSILVQVVSDGAVFSTGASGPWNLTQETAKFLRFVAPGTGIGNGDSVGTFTFCVTNASGVDSVLFRVTSETAGKQICSVEQRAFVPSIDGLCDLFLARRTGGQNYVLGFFNRRLPALPVNGFSLEILNSSPTLSTVSPPSGWTLQNSTSASAAFRGTTVFPGGTADGFEVAFDGAQQDTVLLQVCTSFDGNEACCDTLVLPITSGESRCDSLLLTEAPVPGSCQWKAGFVNLHLPASLTTQFRLQALTPSTRFNAQNVPAGWVVSSDGSSGVLTVQRDTATTEGLAFDLTVESSSETVLFEWCTEDASGPICCGFDSLFCAAEEKCGEMNVQEGSHALQRRLSFHNIISPEAVVEQLRISVLTAGTGFDAVNIPKSWTMDISATKDTVIITPDAPILTDNISASFDLTLSEAPGCDSIRWQWEAMAGDAMLCGSMLPALPCPSAACDTVTFSTDAARPCCFDIRVQNSGSGEIDGFTLSVLTPGASAFASTIVSPDDWTLSGDTTYMQWSTTGSPILEAGSLDGFTVCFNNGWIGNEDFLVLWQTLTGRTVRCSDTLTIACDRTLTVEHLDAAIPAQATLQQNYPNPFADGTSIVFALPHQQRVTLQVYDTHGRRVASLCSGSYAAGSYRVHFDAGTLPAGMYLVRLTAGNVVRTQRMSLIR; via the coding sequence ATGCGCACCCCCTCCATTCCTTCCCTGCCAATCCTGCTGCTGCTCTTCTTTTTCCTGCCCCGGAGCACGGCCCTTGCCCAGTGCGATTCCGTGACCGCGGTGAAAAAGAGTCCCACCGGATGTACCAACTGGTTCGTACAGAACCGCAACGTGGATCGCAAGACCATTACCCGCATTCGCTTTGAACTCCTGACTTCGGGAATGAGCTGGGCAGGCACGGCACTGGTGGACAGCTGGACCGTCGCACTGCCAGCCCCCAATATCCTGGAACTTGACGCGGGAAGTGGAGGACTCCGAACAGGCGTGGATATGTATGTCAACCTGGTATGCCTCTCCCGCGTCTGCGCAAATGACAGGGATTATCAGGTCAAGTGGACGACCTTCGACGGTGCCACGCAGATTTGCAGCGGAACGGAAACACTTGCGTGCCAGGCTATGGAACGCGAAGACTCCCTTGCGGCGACCCTCCACCCCGTCGACTGGCGCTGCCACCGGCTTACGCTGCACAATTTCAACAGCCTCAATCTGGCCATTGATGAACTCTCTCTTACATCCCTGACACCAGGGGCCAACCCGAATATCACCCCTCCCGCGGGATGGGCAGTGCAGTCCAACGCCGGTACGACGACGCTCACCGCCGATCCGGACCCACTGAACCCAAACGACAGTCTTCCGGGAATCCAGCTCTGTTTCACACAGACTCCACCCAATACAGACACCGTCAGCCTGCTGTGGAGTACAGGCAACAACGGCATTGGACTGTCTTCCGACACTCTGCGCATCCGCCTCGGCAGGCAGCCTCGCTGCGACTCCATGGTGTTGACATTCGACCCGAATAAAACGAATCCCGCCTGCAAGGCGCTGACGTTCTTCAATCTGCATGAGCCGCAGTCAGACGTCACATCCATCCTCGTGCAGGTGGTCAGCGATGGCGCAGTGTTCTCCACTGGTGCCTCCGGACCATGGAACCTCACACAGGAAACCGCCAAGTTCCTGCGTTTCGTTGCACCGGGAACGGGCATTGGCAATGGGGACTCGGTCGGGACGTTCACGTTCTGTGTTACCAACGCCAGCGGCGTTGACAGCGTGCTCTTCCGTGTAACGAGTGAGACGGCAGGAAAGCAGATCTGTTCGGTGGAACAACGCGCGTTCGTTCCGTCCATTGACGGACTCTGTGATCTCTTCCTCGCACGACGCACGGGGGGACAAAACTACGTTCTCGGATTTTTCAATCGCCGCCTGCCCGCCCTTCCCGTGAACGGATTCTCGCTGGAAATCCTCAACAGCAGTCCGACACTCTCGACAGTCTCTCCCCCCTCGGGATGGACCCTGCAGAACAGCACATCAGCTTCGGCCGCGTTCCGGGGTACCACGGTCTTCCCGGGTGGGACGGCCGACGGCTTTGAAGTGGCCTTCGATGGTGCGCAGCAGGACACGGTGCTTCTCCAGGTCTGTACGAGTTTTGACGGGAATGAAGCCTGCTGCGATACCCTGGTCCTTCCAATCACCAGCGGGGAGAGCCGCTGCGACTCGCTGCTGCTGACGGAAGCCCCCGTCCCCGGAAGCTGCCAGTGGAAAGCAGGGTTTGTAAATCTGCACCTCCCTGCATCGCTGACGACACAGTTCAGGCTGCAGGCACTGACACCTTCCACCCGATTCAATGCGCAGAACGTGCCTGCCGGCTGGGTCGTAAGCTCCGACGGCAGCAGCGGTGTACTCACCGTGCAGCGGGATACGGCGACGACGGAAGGACTCGCGTTCGACCTCACAGTGGAATCCTCCTCTGAAACCGTGCTGTTTGAATGGTGCACCGAAGACGCGAGCGGTCCCATCTGCTGCGGCTTCGACAGTCTTTTTTGTGCAGCAGAAGAAAAATGTGGCGAAATGAACGTTCAGGAAGGATCTCACGCGCTGCAGCGGCGGCTGTCTTTCCACAACATTATTTCACCTGAAGCCGTGGTCGAGCAACTGCGCATTTCAGTGCTGACCGCGGGAACAGGATTCGACGCTGTAAACATTCCCAAAAGCTGGACGATGGATATCAGCGCGACAAAGGATACTGTCATCATTACGCCCGACGCGCCTATCCTGACGGACAACATTTCGGCATCCTTCGATCTCACGTTGTCCGAAGCTCCCGGCTGCGACAGTATTCGCTGGCAATGGGAAGCGATGGCTGGCGACGCCATGCTCTGCGGCTCCATGCTGCCGGCTCTTCCCTGTCCGAGTGCTGCCTGCGATACGGTTACGTTCTCCACGGATGCCGCACGTCCCTGCTGCTTCGATATTCGCGTGCAGAACAGCGGAAGCGGGGAGATCGACGGCTTCACACTGTCTGTGCTTACTCCTGGTGCCTCGGCTTTCGCGAGTACCATCGTTTCTCCCGATGATTGGACGCTGAGCGGAGATACGACGTACATGCAGTGGAGTACGACAGGAAGTCCGATCCTTGAAGCCGGCTCGCTCGACGGATTCACCGTGTGTTTCAACAACGGCTGGATTGGAAATGAGGATTTCCTTGTACTCTGGCAGACGCTCACGGGACGCACCGTGCGATGCTCCGACACACTGACCATCGCCTGCGATCGCACGCTCACCGTCGAACATCTCGATGCCGCCATTCCGGCGCAGGCCACGCTTCAGCAGAATTATCCGAATCCGTTTGCGGACGGTACGAGCATCGTTTTCGCCCTTCCTCATCAGCAGAGGGTGACGCTGCAGGTCTACGATACGCATGGACGACGCGTGGCTTCCCTCTGCAGCGGCAGCTATGCGGCAGGCAGCTACCGCGTCCACTTCGATGCCGGGACGCTCCCTGCTGGCATGTACCTCGTCCGCCTCACCGCCGGAAACGTTGTGCGCACACAGCGCATGAGCCTCATTCGCTGA
- a CDS encoding T9SS type A sorting domain-containing protein — MQKHSPLFHPTGSDSSPDCQSGQGGRLKLASLFVLVFLLLTSVSSAQLSGSYTIGPSGNYSSFSAAVSALTGSGVSGPVTFNVLAGTFNETITIPSISGASATNTITFDGGTGNAASRVLTYSASSSYTNLITLNGADYIRIRNISIISTGASYGTCVLFTNSADHNEITDCIIQTPLTSSNSQHVGIRASTTSSTGSSGDHGSYNLIKDNQISGGYAGIYWYGSGSSDYSTVQGNQFIGNTVTEYYYYGIRIYYAGGSLVVKNNSSVQRDAGASSSGYAYYIYYPNNGPEIAYNYGRANTCGLYMYRPNYYYASTANRARVYNNMAIADGETSTLYGIYCSYPRYTDVMYNSARLLAGGDGTGSNTGYMMYQYGESSNYDVRWQNNMASYEGTGTLYWFYNYYYESFSVCDYNVFYRVGSGTDYFRWDGTSYVSLAAAKSAWPAYNQHSTIGDPNYFSNTDLHSTSMTAYLNATPVSGYTDDFDGDTRSLTTPCIGADEFVLSNMSYASSTCTQNNTDDAPAGFADQEIIGIEVDVNGSLTPINATSFTLSTAGSTTAADISAAKIYYTGRTNTFDATTLFGTYNNPSGSFTISGSQTLEGPGTNYFWLAYDIAASAPTNNYVDGQCTSVTVGGSAYTPTVTNPAGNRRIIAPMNGIYTINPAGSGSRNYTSFGAAIADLQVYGAGGNITFEVAAATYNEQISVPEILGASATSTITFDGGTGNAASRIITYSAGQYDAVVTLNGADYIRFRNLTVNSTNSSYGYGFLFTAEADYNEITDCVINLPSTTTNSYHVGICASSTSSYSAYGDWGDYNLIKDNTINSGYYGIRWNGSGSSTNLTQCIGNQFIGNTVQDFYYYGMYLYYSVGVRVIDNTVVQRSSGTYTTSSGYGIYVYYPNDGPIVANNYAEAHYNPLRVYRINNAYNSTANRGMVYNNMGVGVGTSTMYGLYVSYAAYADIVYNSMNLINNSSTCYGLYEYGQSSNYDVKVANNYISYQGDGTFYAIYNYYYESQALFDYNAFYHEGTGTEQWRWDGTYYTSLSALQSAVPAQHQNTVEGNPYFVAQNDLHSRSNVGYLAGTPWPTVTTDYDGEPRHVSTPCIGADEYPEPPAEYDIAVRKVLVDYATDKWARLEDPATHKIKVLVENAGLIADPGSFDIGISDAPMNGIGDAMLVESFNPTWDANGKAVVEFKYELTGLAPVPSATLYARAFLSTEQRPVNDQGSDTHEVFNYKVHGFENFQNFEDNANFTYADGYLDMPWTVYDVNGGTTPEIQGEAIVMNSGASTVDEWIFTPAATLLEASSYRVGFDFANNAATPVSVEIAYGMSPSASSMTTFATFSNIGIGNYTAKQLWIASGEAGEPYFNTPIGGAGMYYIGIHIVTSTINAEWSMDNIKLDDNPSPPPKIGYGAPGDPVSSLINTTTPPIVVTVNYKSPNPVNRTFQVANTINIYGQNGDFLWDVESADSWISITKETPDPTLQGYNFTPPRPRQFQTFTMTINPAGLAPGKHIGYLTFYGILFNDDFPPPNSGLLATNEPLVVPVELNIVSTGGKGGPASATATFGPMTVPGSPYTFIDPNSGTPIATVRVTAGQIDKMTITCYPNQLPQNLARMLYVKRYWQITHTGTGWTADIDFPYAATEASMIFDPGQLRGVRQAVPLGAWEDPIMGTTSYSDVLNSSVTVMNLNDMNIGGNIALAHPYMIFGRGSEEVPTQFGLAQNYPNPFNPSTSIVYNVPEQSHVRIAVYNSLGAEVAVLVDRTQAAGRYEAQFDAVDLPSGTYLYRMTAGDFTQTRMMTLSK, encoded by the coding sequence ATGCAAAAACACTCACCACTGTTCCATCCAACAGGAAGCGATTCCTCCCCGGACTGCCAGTCAGGGCAGGGGGGCAGGCTCAAGCTCGCTTCACTCTTTGTCCTCGTTTTTCTCCTATTAACATCGGTTAGCAGCGCGCAGCTGAGTGGCAGTTATACCATCGGTCCGAGTGGAAACTATTCTTCATTCTCCGCTGCGGTCAGTGCGCTGACCGGCTCGGGTGTGTCCGGTCCGGTGACCTTCAATGTACTCGCGGGTACGTTCAACGAGACGATCACCATTCCCTCGATTTCCGGGGCGAGTGCGACCAATACGATTACCTTCGACGGTGGAACGGGCAACGCGGCCAGCCGTGTGCTGACCTACAGTGCCTCCTCCTCCTACACGAACCTCATTACCCTGAACGGGGCGGACTATATCCGCATCAGGAACATTTCCATTATCTCCACGGGCGCCTCGTACGGGACCTGTGTGCTGTTCACCAACTCGGCGGACCACAACGAGATTACGGACTGTATCATCCAGACGCCGCTGACTTCCTCGAACAGTCAGCATGTCGGTATCCGCGCGAGCACAACCTCCTCGACAGGATCTTCGGGTGATCACGGCAGTTACAACCTGATCAAGGACAACCAGATTTCCGGTGGATACGCCGGTATTTACTGGTACGGATCCGGATCCTCGGACTACAGCACCGTGCAGGGAAACCAGTTCATCGGGAACACCGTCACGGAATACTATTATTACGGCATCCGCATCTACTACGCAGGCGGCAGCCTGGTGGTCAAGAACAACAGCAGTGTGCAGCGTGACGCTGGTGCCAGTTCCTCCGGCTACGCATACTATATCTACTATCCCAACAATGGTCCGGAAATCGCCTACAACTACGGTCGCGCGAACACCTGCGGACTGTACATGTACCGTCCGAACTACTATTACGCCTCGACAGCAAACCGCGCGCGCGTGTACAACAACATGGCGATCGCGGACGGTGAGACGAGTACGCTGTACGGCATCTATTGCAGCTACCCGCGTTACACCGACGTGATGTACAACAGTGCCCGCCTGCTCGCAGGTGGCGACGGCACCGGTTCCAATACCGGATACATGATGTATCAGTACGGGGAAAGTTCAAATTACGATGTGCGCTGGCAGAACAACATGGCCAGCTACGAGGGAACGGGCACGCTTTACTGGTTCTACAACTACTACTACGAATCATTCTCCGTGTGTGACTACAACGTGTTCTACCGCGTTGGCAGTGGAACGGATTATTTCCGCTGGGATGGCACTTCGTACGTCTCCCTCGCCGCCGCAAAGTCTGCATGGCCTGCATACAATCAGCATTCCACCATCGGTGATCCGAACTACTTCTCGAACACCGATCTCCACAGTACGTCCATGACCGCATACCTGAACGCTACGCCGGTATCCGGTTATACGGACGATTTCGACGGGGACACGCGTTCGCTGACCACGCCCTGCATCGGTGCGGACGAATTCGTGCTGTCGAACATGAGTTACGCTTCCTCCACCTGCACGCAGAACAATACCGACGATGCTCCGGCCGGATTCGCGGATCAGGAAATTATCGGCATCGAAGTGGATGTCAACGGATCGCTCACTCCGATCAACGCGACATCCTTCACGCTGAGCACCGCCGGATCGACGACAGCTGCGGACATCAGCGCCGCAAAGATTTACTACACCGGGCGCACGAACACCTTCGATGCGACGACGCTGTTCGGTACGTACAACAATCCCAGCGGCAGCTTCACGATCTCAGGCAGCCAGACGCTGGAAGGTCCCGGCACGAATTATTTCTGGCTGGCCTACGACATCGCAGCTTCCGCACCGACAAACAACTACGTCGACGGACAATGCACGTCGGTCACCGTCGGCGGTTCGGCCTATACGCCGACCGTGACGAATCCCGCCGGCAACCGCCGCATCATCGCCCCGATGAACGGCATCTACACCATCAATCCCGCTGGCAGCGGCTCCCGCAATTACACGAGCTTTGGCGCCGCCATCGCGGATCTGCAGGTCTACGGTGCGGGTGGAAACATCACCTTCGAGGTGGCCGCAGCAACGTACAACGAGCAGATTTCCGTCCCGGAGATTCTTGGTGCAAGTGCGACAAGCACGATCACCTTCGATGGCGGTACGGGCAATGCAGCATCGCGGATCATCACCTACAGTGCCGGACAGTATGACGCTGTCGTGACGCTCAACGGTGCAGACTACATTCGTTTCCGCAACCTGACCGTCAATTCGACGAACTCCTCCTACGGATACGGTTTCCTCTTTACGGCGGAAGCGGATTACAATGAGATCACCGACTGCGTGATCAACCTACCCTCCACGACAACGAATTCGTATCACGTCGGTATCTGCGCAAGCAGCACGAGCAGCTACAGCGCATATGGCGACTGGGGTGATTACAACCTGATCAAGGACAACACCATCAACAGCGGGTACTACGGCATCCGCTGGAACGGTTCAGGATCTTCGACCAACCTGACACAGTGCATCGGGAATCAGTTTATTGGCAATACCGTGCAGGATTTCTATTACTACGGTATGTACCTGTACTATTCCGTGGGTGTGCGTGTGATTGATAACACGGTGGTCCAGCGCTCGAGCGGAACGTACACGACGTCAAGCGGATATGGTATCTACGTGTACTATCCGAACGATGGTCCCATTGTCGCCAACAACTATGCCGAGGCGCATTACAATCCCCTGCGCGTCTACCGCATCAACAATGCGTACAATAGCACTGCCAATCGCGGTATGGTCTACAACAACATGGGTGTCGGCGTTGGAACATCGACCATGTACGGACTCTATGTCAGCTATGCGGCATACGCCGATATCGTGTATAACTCGATGAACCTGATCAACAACAGCAGTACCTGTTATGGACTGTATGAATACGGGCAGTCGAGCAATTACGACGTCAAGGTTGCCAACAACTATATCTCGTATCAGGGTGATGGCACCTTCTATGCCATCTATAACTATTATTACGAGAGCCAGGCTCTGTTCGACTACAACGCCTTCTACCATGAAGGAACCGGAACTGAGCAGTGGCGCTGGGATGGTACCTATTATACGTCCCTCTCCGCCCTGCAGTCCGCAGTGCCTGCGCAGCATCAGAATACGGTGGAAGGAAATCCCTACTTCGTCGCGCAGAACGATCTGCACAGCCGCAGTAATGTGGGTTATCTCGCAGGAACGCCGTGGCCGACGGTTACCACCGACTACGATGGCGAACCCCGTCATGTCAGTACACCTTGTATCGGTGCGGATGAATATCCCGAGCCGCCGGCGGAGTATGACATCGCCGTACGCAAGGTGCTCGTCGATTATGCGACGGACAAGTGGGCCCGTCTCGAGGACCCCGCAACGCACAAGATCAAGGTGCTTGTCGAGAACGCCGGTCTGATCGCCGATCCGGGCAGCTTCGACATCGGTATCTCCGATGCCCCGATGAACGGAATCGGTGATGCGATGCTCGTCGAATCCTTCAATCCCACCTGGGATGCCAATGGAAAGGCTGTCGTCGAGTTCAAGTACGAGCTGACTGGACTCGCCCCCGTGCCCAGTGCAACGCTGTATGCGCGTGCATTCCTTTCGACCGAGCAGCGTCCAGTGAACGACCAGGGTTCCGATACCCATGAAGTCTTCAACTACAAGGTCCATGGATTCGAGAACTTCCAGAATTTCGAGGACAATGCGAACTTCACGTACGCAGATGGTTACCTCGACATGCCCTGGACTGTTTACGATGTCAATGGCGGAACGACTCCTGAAATCCAGGGCGAAGCCATTGTCATGAACAGCGGTGCAAGCACCGTCGACGAATGGATCTTTACTCCCGCGGCCACCCTGCTCGAAGCATCGAGCTATCGCGTTGGCTTTGACTTTGCGAACAACGCCGCGACGCCCGTCTCCGTGGAGATCGCGTACGGTATGTCCCCGAGCGCTTCTTCCATGACCACGTTCGCGACTTTCTCGAACATCGGCATAGGGAACTACACTGCGAAGCAGCTCTGGATCGCCTCCGGTGAAGCAGGCGAACCGTATTTCAATACGCCGATCGGTGGAGCGGGAATGTACTACATCGGTATCCATATCGTGACCAGCACGATCAATGCAGAGTGGTCGATGGATAACATCAAGCTGGACGACAATCCCTCGCCGCCGCCGAAAATCGGCTACGGAGCACCGGGAGATCCCGTTTCCAGTTTGATCAACACGACGACCCCGCCCATCGTGGTGACAGTCAATTACAAGAGTCCGAATCCCGTGAACAGGACTTTCCAGGTCGCGAACACGATCAACATTTACGGACAGAACGGCGACTTCCTCTGGGATGTCGAATCCGCAGATTCCTGGATCTCGATCACCAAGGAAACTCCTGACCCGACGCTGCAGGGCTACAACTTCACGCCCCCGCGTCCCCGTCAGTTCCAGACCTTCACGATGACAATCAATCCCGCAGGACTCGCGCCGGGCAAGCACATCGGGTACCTGACCTTCTACGGCATCCTGTTCAACGACGACTTCCCGCCCCCCAACAGCGGCCTGCTTGCCACGAACGAACCGCTCGTCGTCCCTGTTGAACTGAACATCGTCAGCACCGGCGGCAAGGGTGGTCCCGCTTCGGCGACAGCCACCTTCGGTCCGATGACCGTCCCGGGCAGTCCCTACACCTTCATCGATCCGAACTCGGGCACACCGATCGCAACCGTGCGTGTGACGGCGGGACAGATCGACAAGATGACAATCACCTGCTACCCGAATCAGCTGCCGCAGAACCTCGCGCGCATGCTGTATGTGAAACGCTACTGGCAGATCACGCATACGGGTACGGGCTGGACCGCGGATATCGACTTCCCGTACGCCGCAACCGAAGCCTCGATGATCTTTGATCCGGGTCAGCTTCGCGGCGTGCGCCAGGCAGTTCCGCTGGGTGCATGGGAAGACCCGATCATGGGTACAACCTCGTACTCTGACGTGCTGAACAGTTCGGTGACCGTGATGAACCTCAATGACATGAACATCGGCGGAAATATCGCGCTTGCGCATCCGTACATGATTTTCGGTCGCGGCTCCGAGGAAGTTCCGACACAGTTCGGCCTCGCGCAGAACTATCCGAACCCCTTCAACCCGTCAACATCCATCGTGTATAACGTCCCCGAGCAAAGTCACGTGCGCATCGCCGTCTACAACAGTCTCGGTGCCGAAGTGGCCGTGCTGGTTGATCGCACGCAGGCCGCCGGACGCTATGAAGCACAGTTCGATGCCGTCGACCTTCCGAGCGGCACGTACCTGTATCGCATGACTGCAGGCGACTTCACGCAAACCCGCATGATGACGCTCAGCAAATAA